The segment GGTTCGCCTCTACGACAGGGCACTGTCGGCCGAGGAGGTCGCAGCGCTGGCCGGTCTGTAACGGCATCGGCACGAGCCGTTCAAGACAGGCGAAACGTGTATGCAGTACTGCGGGGCCCACGCCATATTGGCATGGGCCCCGTTTTTCGTGGAGACCTCGACGTTGCCCCGGAGGCGCGCGTCGGGTTGCCGCTTCAGATCGAGCGATCCTTCTTGCCGCCGATCCTGCTTTCGGTTCCGGCCAGAAGTCTCCGGATATTTTGCCGATGCAGGACAATGACCAGCAAGGGGATGGCGGTCGCGGCGATCAGCAGGGGCCACAAGGTTGCGAGGGGCCAGTCGGGCTTGGCCGCGACGGCGATAGCCAGCGTTACGGGGAAGGTGATCGACGCGCAGATGGAAGCCAGCGAGACGTAGCGCCAGGTCGCGGCGCACAGCAGCCAGACCAGCAGGGCGATCAGGGCCGCAACAGTGAAGTATGGCCACAACCCCAGGCCCACGCCGAAGCTGGTGGAGACGCCCTTGCCCCCCTTGAATCGCAGATAGACCGGGAAGACGTGGCCCAGAATGGCGGCCACGCCCACGGCCAGCCACAAGGCCAAAAAGCCGGGGCCGACCGTTGCCGCATCGGTCTCCGGCAGGCTCCCGGCGGCCGCTCTCGCCGCCACCATCGGCACGAGGCCCTTCAGCACGTCCAGGGCGAAGCACGTATAGCCCCGCCTGCGCCCGCACGCCCGCGCCAGATTCGTTGCGCCGATGTTGCCCGATCCGACCGTTCGCAGGTCCTGGCCGTGCATCCGGGCGATGATCTGGGCGAACGGGATCGCGCCGACCAGATAGGCGACTACAATGGCTGGAACGAACACACCGAGCATCTTGACCTGCGTCTCAAATCACTCTGGATTCCTTGAGGCGGCGATTCGTTGACCCCGCCGCCGACCATGAGGGGAGATTCTATTCGCTGCCGCGTCCGCAGGCAAGCGGAGACGGAAGATGGCGAGAATTGGCTTGCATCGAGCTCGTCGGATATGGTACAAATAGTGTAGGCCGGTTGCGAGGGGTCTGGGCACGCGCGACAGGTCGGATGTGGTGATTTCAAGATTCTGTGGTGATACGGACCGTCGCTCGTATCGGTGGTCGCGTTGTACGGTCAGGATCGGAGGCCCTGATGGAGTGTGTGGTGTTACGCACGTGGTCAGGGGGGCTGGGTGCTCATTTCTGGGCTGCGGTTGTGCCCATCTCACGGCATGGTATGGTCCCTCATGCGGCCGGGGGAGCACGACCGCTCATTCATTCAACGATTCCATTCGAGAAAACGTTCCGAGGTCGAGGACGGCGGTTATGGTCTGCGCGTCCGGGCGGAATGATTCGATATCGCGGAGGGAAGCGACCCGGCGCGTGGCCGGAGCGAACCTGTTACGACCCTGTTTGAAGGAGGATTGTCATGAGTAGAAAGTGCATTGGATTGATTGCCGCTGTTCTGGTCTCACTGGTTTTGGTGGGATCGGTGCATGGACAGTCGGTGAAGGTCAGTTTTGAAATGGCCGCCACGGCGACGGAGGAAGGGTATCTCAAGGACAGCGGATTGCCGTTTGGGGACCGTGGGAACGGCTGGAGTTACGGCTGGAGCCGGGACATCAGCGCCGATGGCCGCGAGCGAAATGCTGGGAATTCTCCAAACAAGGCATGGGACACCCTGATGCATCTCCAGAAGGGCGCCGCCGCCGTCTGGGAGATCGAGATCGCCAACGGTGTGTACAACATCTACATCGTTGCCGGCGATCCCGGCTACACCGATCAGACCAACAACTTCGACGTCGAAGGCGTGATCATCGAGGACCCGGACGGACAAGCGGGCAATTTCGATGAAATGACCGCGACGGTCACGGTGTCTGACGGTCGGCTGACCCTTCAGCCGGCCGCTGGAGCGGCGAACTCCAAGATTTGCCTGATCGAAATCACGCTGGCCATGGCGCCGGAGTCGGCCCGTTCGCCGAGTCCCGCCACGGAGGTGACTGATGTGCCCCGCGACGTCATCCTGGGTTGGGAGCCGGGCGAGGGCGTCTCGGCACACGATGTCTATTTCGGGACCAGTCTCGATGACGTCAGCAGTGCCAGCCGAGCCGACCCGATGGGGGTCCTGGTCAGCCAGGGCCAGACCGCGTTGACCTACGATTCGGCAGATCTGCTCGACTTCGATACGACGTACTACTGGCGAATCGACGAGGTCCTCACCGCCGGCGGCATCTTCGAGGGCGAGGTCTGGAGCTTCACCACCGAGCCGTTTGCCTATGCGATTCAGAACGTGATCGCGACTGCGTCCAGCTCTTCGGCCGATACGACGCCGGGGAATACTGTCGACGGCTCCGGACTCAACGAGAACGACCAGCACTCGACCGAGAGTTCAGACATGTGGCTCACAGCCGCCGATGCGGAAAGACCCGCCTGGATCCAGTACGAGTTCGATCGCGTCTACAAGATGCACGAGTTGTTGGTTTGGAACTACAACGTGCAGTTCGAGCCGGTGCTCGGTTTCGGGGCCAAGGACGTCACCGTGGAGTACTCGGTGGATGGCGCGGAGTGGGCCGTTCTGGGCGATGTCGAATTCGCCCGGGCCGCGGCCACGGCCAGTTACGTCGCCAACACGACGGTGGATATGGCGGGCGTTGGCGCCAGGTATGTCCGGCTGGTCATCCAGAACAACTGGGGCGTCCTGCCGCAGATCGGTCTGAGCGAAGTCCGCTTCCTGTACATTCCCGCCCAGGCCCGAGAGCCGCAACCGGCCGACGGGGTTATGGATGTCGATCCCGAGACCGTGCTGAGCTGGCGCGCGGGGCGCGATGCAGCATCGCATGATGTGTATCTCGGCACCGATGCAGAAGACGTGCCGCTGGTCGACAGTGTCGCGGGAGCCTCTCTTGTACCAGATGAGCTGATCTTTGGGACCACCTACTACTGGCAGGTCGACGCGGTCAGTGATGAAGTCTGGGCCGGCGCTCTGTGGAGCTTTGTGACGCAGGAGTACCGATTGATCGACGGGTTTGAGACGTATACCGACGACATCGAAGCGGGCGAGGCGATCTTCGACACGTGGCTCGACGGCTGGGTCAACGACACCGGCTCGACGGTTGGCTACCTCGAAACTCCGTTCGCCGAGCGGACGATTGTCCGCAATGGCTCTCAGTCGATGCCGCTGCAGTATGACAATACGGTCTCGCCGTTCTACTCAGAAACCGAGCGAACGTTCGATTCGCCACAGAACTGGACGGTCAACGGGGCTGATACGCTGCATCTGTTCGTCGCCGGGCAGGGTGCGGCCTTCGCCGAGACCGCCGAGGGCACGATACTCGTTACCGGCGGCGGGGCCGATATCTGGAATACGGCCGACGAGTTCCGCTACGTGTACAAGACGCTCACCGGCAATGGCTCGATGACCGTCCGGGTGCTCAGCAACGGCACGGGGACCAACGCCTGGGCCAAGGGCGGCCCGATGATCCGCCAGAGTCTCGACGCCGGTGCGATCAATGTGATGGGCGCGGTCACCGGCGGCGATGGCGACGGCGGGACGTTCCAGTGGCGTCCGACGGCGGGTGGTGTCTCGGAATCGAGCCGAACGCTGACCGGCATTGCGCCGCCCTACTGGGTCCGGATGACACGCCAGGGCAACACGTTTACGGTCGAGATGTCGGCCGACGGCGAGCAGTGGGAGCAGCAGGGTGCCACTCCCGTTGACATCACGATGCAGGACCCGGTCCTGATCGGCCTGGCAGTCACGTCGCACGTTGCCGGTGAGTTGCGGACGTACGAGTTCGATAGCGTTTCGACGACGGGCAACGTCACGGGCAATTGGCAGGTGGCGGCGGTCGGCGCCGAGCAGGGCGAAGGCAACGCCCCGGCATCGCTGTATGTGGCGTTGGAGGACGCGACGGGCAAGGTGGCGGTGGTGAGCCATCCGGACCTGGTGACCCGTGGCGACTGGAACGCGTGGGTGATTCCGCTGAGTGATTTCGTGGGCGTCAATGCCAGCCGTATCCAAACGATGTACATCGGTGTCGGCGATCGCAATGCGCCGACCGCCGGCGGCACCGGCATCGTCTACATCGACGACATCGGTTTCGGCCGACCCATGACGGAATAGCGTCATCTGTCGAACGGAAGGGATGTACCGTGCGTAGCTCCAACGCCTTCGGTTGGAGCTACGCCTTCTTGTATAGTTCTGTATCAGACGAAAGGGGATTCTCGGCGTTCAGAGAACGAAGTGTCGTGTTGTGGCGGTATTCCTTCTTCGGCGGGATGCCCAGATGATGTGGCAATTCAACAGTTCGACGTGGTTCTCGATAGAGTGTTCCGCGCCAGAATGGCGGCGGCCGGAGTGTCCCCGGACCGCAGGAACGATTCGATATCGCGGAGGGAAGCGACCCGGCGCGTGGCCGGAGCGAACCTGTTACGACCCTGTTTGAAGGAGGATTGTCATGGGTAGAAAATGTACTTGGCTCATGGTGTTGCTTGGCGTTGTGCTCTTTGTCGCAGGCACGGTCCAGGCGCAGTTGATTACTGGTGTCGAACGGCGGGGCAGCACCTTTGCTCCACCTCAGGTGGCCCCTGACCCACTTGCCGACAATTCCCCTTGTTATGTCGATCGTGTCCATCAATACACCGATATCCCCGAGTTTCTTCTTGGGGCTGAGTACGTCATGGTGGCCAACGACGACAAGAACCCGGCCACCTACGAGTTGGACGTGACGTTGTCCGGCAATGCGATCTTGTATCTGATCCTCGACAATCGTCTCGGTGGTGGCAGCATGACCGCGCCCGGTCCGGTTGGCAACCCCATGCCCTGGGTGCTGGAGATGGGGTTCGTCAACCTGGAGGTGGACCTCGGTATCGACGAGGGCGCCGATGGAACGATCAACCAACGGTCCACCATTTGGGCTCTGGAAGTCAAGAGGGGGACCATTACGTTGTTTGCGCAGAACGACGGCGGCAGCCGAAACATGTACGGCGTGGCAGCGCTGCCGAGCACGCCGGCGGGTGTTGCCTCCGCGCCTGCGCCCGAGGACGAGGCCGACGACGTCCCGCGCGAGGTCGTGTTGAGTTGGACAGCCGGCGAATTTGCCGCGACCCATGATGTGTATCTTGGAACGGCGTTCGACGATGTCAACGACGCCAGCCGGGCCGATCCGAGAGGTGTGCTTGTCAGTCAGGGTCAGACGGCCACCAGTTACGATCCGCCGGACCTGCTGGAATTCGGTGCGACCTATTACTGGCGGATCGATGAGGTCAACGCCGCGCCCGACAACACGATCTTCAAGGGCACGGTGTGGAGCTTCGCGACCGAGCCGTTCGCCTATGCGATTCAGAACGTGATCGCGACCGCGTCCAGCTCCTCGGCCGATACAGCGCCGGCGAATACCGTCGACGGCTCCGGACTCAACGAGGACGATCAGCACTCAACGGCGGCCTCGGACATGTGGCTCACAGCCGCCGATGCGGAACT is part of the Anaerobaca lacustris genome and harbors:
- the plsY gene encoding glycerol-3-phosphate 1-O-acyltransferase PlsY, with amino-acid sequence MLGVFVPAIVVAYLVGAIPFAQIIARMHGQDLRTVGSGNIGATNLARACGRRRGYTCFALDVLKGLVPMVAARAAAGSLPETDAATVGPGFLALWLAVGVAAILGHVFPVYLRFKGGKGVSTSFGVGLGLWPYFTVAALIALLVWLLCAATWRYVSLASICASITFPVTLAIAVAAKPDWPLATLWPLLIAATAIPLLVIVLHRQNIRRLLAGTESRIGGKKDRSI
- a CDS encoding discoidin domain-containing protein, coding for MSRKCIGLIAAVLVSLVLVGSVHGQSVKVSFEMAATATEEGYLKDSGLPFGDRGNGWSYGWSRDISADGRERNAGNSPNKAWDTLMHLQKGAAAVWEIEIANGVYNIYIVAGDPGYTDQTNNFDVEGVIIEDPDGQAGNFDEMTATVTVSDGRLTLQPAAGAANSKICLIEITLAMAPESARSPSPATEVTDVPRDVILGWEPGEGVSAHDVYFGTSLDDVSSASRADPMGVLVSQGQTALTYDSADLLDFDTTYYWRIDEVLTAGGIFEGEVWSFTTEPFAYAIQNVIATASSSSADTTPGNTVDGSGLNENDQHSTESSDMWLTAADAERPAWIQYEFDRVYKMHELLVWNYNVQFEPVLGFGAKDVTVEYSVDGAEWAVLGDVEFARAAATASYVANTTVDMAGVGARYVRLVIQNNWGVLPQIGLSEVRFLYIPAQAREPQPADGVMDVDPETVLSWRAGRDAASHDVYLGTDAEDVPLVDSVAGASLVPDELIFGTTYYWQVDAVSDEVWAGALWSFVTQEYRLIDGFETYTDDIEAGEAIFDTWLDGWVNDTGSTVGYLETPFAERTIVRNGSQSMPLQYDNTVSPFYSETERTFDSPQNWTVNGADTLHLFVAGQGAAFAETAEGTILVTGGGADIWNTADEFRYVYKTLTGNGSMTVRVLSNGTGTNAWAKGGPMIRQSLDAGAINVMGAVTGGDGDGGTFQWRPTAGGVSESSRTLTGIAPPYWVRMTRQGNTFTVEMSADGEQWEQQGATPVDITMQDPVLIGLAVTSHVAGELRTYEFDSVSTTGNVTGNWQVAAVGAEQGEGNAPASLYVALEDATGKVAVVSHPDLVTRGDWNAWVIPLSDFVGVNASRIQTMYIGVGDRNAPTAGGTGIVYIDDIGFGRPMTE